In Drosophila innubila isolate TH190305 chromosome 2R unlocalized genomic scaffold, UK_Dinn_1.0 1_C_2R, whole genome shotgun sequence, the following are encoded in one genomic region:
- the LOC117785934 gene encoding ATPase H(+)-transporting accessory protein 2-like, with amino-acid sequence MFSYIRIVIFSLFIAVIFGDGDFSVLLSPSSIEFTGNDQLESSYIGDVLLAALGNSVIGSIPWNGMTIKDPFSLAKTSLIIIQVRGIYHLPTPNDTSTYEFIGSDAESSLDYLVSQLSVAYDINFVNHKKGVGQFLSCFGSIDAPIVQPIEYLQPHQYWSHKHFLEELGLIKHASQHLELVLKPSHALIFRLSLDRIVKVPRYAPINEAKALIAATVQNLMDAIRERNDSVLLVQISNKHSSQLQAKTHSRVRGSVNPFQKIIKDLNFPIIANLALWFSLAFVISVTVICYAIATIDPGRDSVIYRVSSVKDFTKKKH; translated from the coding sequence ATGTTTTCATATATTCGTATTGTAATTTTCTCGCTGTTTATTGCTGTCATTTTTGGGGATGGCGATTTCTCAGTGCTGCTGAGTCCCAGCTCAATAGAATTCACGGGAAATGATCAATTGGAGAGCTCGTATATTGGTGATGTGCTACTGGCTGCTCTGGGTAATTCTGTCATTGGATCAATACCCTGGAACGGCATGACCATTAAGGATCCCTTCAGCCTAGCCAAGACATCGTTGATTATCATTCAAGTGCGTGGTATTTATCATCTGCCAACACCGAATGATACAAGCACCTATGAATTCATTGGCTCAGATGCCGAAAGTTCGCTGGATTATCTGGTTAGCCAATTGTCCGTTGCGTATGACATCAACTTTGTCAATCACAAGAAAGGAGTGGGTCAGTTCTTGTCCTGTTTTGGTAGCATCGATGCACCCATTGTGCAGCCCATCGAGTATCTGCAACCCCATCAATACTGGAGCCACAAGCACTTTCTGGAAGAATTGGGACTGATTAAACATGCTTCGCAGCACTTGGAGCTCGTTTTAAAGCCCTCGCATGCTTTAATCTTTCGCCTGTCCTTGGATCGCATTGTCAAGGTACCCCGATATGCACCCATTAATGAAGCTAAAGCCCTGATCGCAGCTACCGTTCAGAATCTAATGGATGCCATCAGGGAACGCAACGATTCGGTGCTTTTGGTGCAAATCTCAAATAAGCATTCATCCCAATTGCAGGCCAAGACGCACTCCAGAGTTCGGGGCTCTGTAAATccctttcaaaaaattattaaagatcTGAATTTCCCAATCATAGCGAATCTTGCGCTTTGGTTCAGCTTGGCCTTTGTCATATCGGTTACGGTCATTTGCTATGCGATTGCCACTATCGATCCTGGTCGGGATTCAGTCATCTATCGCGTTAGCTCCGTCAAGGACTTTACAAAGAAGAAACACTGA
- the LOC117783217 gene encoding protein late bloomer → MGCRISFLKTLLIILNVLLSLIGVTLIALSVYELNSSSSGTFEHIAIVVQIFVGSFVVLSSFLGCFAAGRVSLGLIWSFVTCMLLLISLQIYIIAAAHSTDYVQRARTDFLALWTDQQKNIERIADLEQKYSCCGQKGPQDYILQGGAYPTSCYQNQERAYSQLFSGGCVEAVELHATNNVDNGLIIKWLLFVVESCALISSTHLGITVRNKLRRERF, encoded by the exons ATGGGCTGTCGCATATCCTTTCTGAAAACTCTGCTCATCATTTTGAATGTGCTGCTTTcg TTAATTGGCGTGACGTTAATTGCGCTGTCAGTCTACGAGCTGAACAGCTCCTCGTCGGGCACCTTCGAGCACATTGCAATTGTGGTGCAGATATTTGTGGGTTCCTTTGTGGTGCTCAGCTCTTTTCTCGGCTGCTTTGCGGCCGGACGCGTCTCTTTGGGGCTCATTTGGAGC TTTGTCACCTGCATGTTGTTACTGATCAGCCTGCAAATCTATATAATTGCCGCCGCTCACTCCACGGATTATGTGCAGCGAGCACGCACGGATTTCCTGGCACTCTGGACGGATCAGCAAAAAAACATTGAACGCATTGCAGACCTGGAGCAAAAG TATTCTTGCTGTGGCCAGAAAGGACCGCAGGATTATATTCTGCAAGGAGGCGCCTATCCGACGAGTTGTTATCAAAATCAGGAGCGTGCTTATAGTCAACTATTTAGCGGCGGTTGTGTTGAGGCTGTGgagttgcatgccacaaacaATGTCGATAATGGACTCATCATAAAATGGCTGCTTTTTGTGGTGGAG TCTTGCGCCCTGATCTCGTCCACCCATCTGGGCATTACAGTACGGAATAAACTGCGGCGAGAGCGTTTTTGA
- the LOC117783895 gene encoding protein late bloomer, whose protein sequence is MGCPTNVVKIISISLNAILAFLACGAIAWIAINSDTEQEEFVIASYVFSGLIVLMVIVGIYAAIRESICLTATVAVFLLLLVILQIVNIFMFVNPMKLQSGQETVEIAWQANNMDGLQQQFKCCGKTSAQDYVHLNQVIPPSCYTDLQQVPDHLFLNGCIEKVQDQYESDKRRFLIVSWGLAAFLLLCFVGAVFLGISFRNKQRRLQF, encoded by the exons ATGGGTTGCCCCACAAACGTCGTTAAAATTATCTCAATCTCGCTGAATGCCATTTTGGCG tttttggCATGCGGAGCCATCGCCTGGATAGCCATTAATTCAGATACGGAGCAGGAGGAGTTTGTTATCGCCAGCTATGTGTTTAGCGGTTTGATTGTTCTCATGGTCATTGTGGGCATATATGCAGCCATACGAGAGTCGATTTGTCTAACCGCAACG GTTGCTGTATTTCTGCTACTGCTGGTCATTCTGCAAATTGTGAATATCTTCATGTTTGTGAATCCCATGAAGTTGCAGAGTGGCCAGGAAACCGTTGAGATTGCCTGGCAGGCCAACAACATGGACGGATTGCAACAGCAATTCAAGTGTTGTGGCAAGACGAGTGCTCAGGATTATGTGCATCTCAATCAGGTGATACCGCCCAGCTGTTATACCGATCTGCAGCAAGTGCCGGATCATTTGTTCCTCAACGGTTGCATTGAAAAGGTGCAGGATCAATATGAAAGCGACAAGCGACGCTTTTTAATTGTATCCTGGGGACTGGCGGCCTTCTTG ctgctgtgcTTCGTCGGTGCCGTATTTCTGGGCATCAGTTTCCGGAATAAACAGAGGCGCCTGCAATTTTAA